A DNA window from Halomonas zincidurans B6 contains the following coding sequences:
- the aroB gene encoding 3-dehydroquinate synthase — protein MSTLAAPAIRTLTVELGERSYPIHVGPDLLGNPAHLRPYLAGSQVMIVTNEAVAPLYLDALKRGLGEDLTVRQVILPDGEQTKTLASVERIWDALLEAGFNRRCTLIALGGGVIGDMTGYAAACYQRGVAFIQAPTTLLAQVDSSVGGKTGVNHPRGKNMIGAFWQPRAVLVDTATLKSLPPRELSAGLAEVIKYGLIRDIEFLGWLEANVSALRELDDALLIDAILRSCATKAAIVAEDETEQAVRALLNLGHTFGHAIEAHQGYGVWLHGEAVASGMAMAAALSQRLGWLSGDDVARSEALLRAAGLPTAAPAAMSADDFIARMRLDKKNLDARIRLVLLSALGQACIHDRLPPDELRAFIESYPRA, from the coding sequence ATGTCCACGCTCGCCGCTCCTGCCATTCGCACCCTGACCGTCGAGCTCGGCGAGCGCAGCTATCCGATCCACGTCGGCCCGGATCTGCTCGGCAATCCCGCGCATCTGCGCCCTTACCTGGCCGGCAGTCAGGTGATGATCGTCACCAACGAAGCCGTCGCACCGTTATATCTGGATGCCCTCAAGCGCGGGCTCGGCGAGGATTTGACAGTGCGCCAGGTGATCCTGCCCGACGGCGAGCAGACCAAGACTCTGGCCTCGGTGGAGCGCATCTGGGACGCCCTGCTCGAGGCCGGCTTCAACCGCCGCTGCACGCTGATCGCGCTCGGCGGCGGCGTGATCGGCGACATGACCGGCTATGCCGCGGCCTGCTATCAGCGCGGCGTGGCCTTCATTCAGGCGCCCACCACGCTGCTTGCCCAGGTCGATTCCTCGGTGGGCGGCAAGACCGGCGTCAATCATCCGCGCGGCAAGAACATGATCGGCGCCTTCTGGCAGCCCCGCGCGGTGCTCGTCGACACCGCCACCCTGAAAAGCCTGCCGCCCCGCGAGCTGTCGGCGGGGCTGGCCGAGGTGATCAAGTACGGGTTGATTCGCGATATCGAGTTCCTGGGCTGGCTGGAAGCCAACGTGTCGGCGCTGCGCGAGCTGGATGACGCGCTGCTCATTGATGCGATCCTGCGCAGCTGCGCGACCAAGGCGGCGATCGTCGCCGAGGACGAGACCGAACAGGCGGTACGCGCGCTGCTCAACCTGGGGCATACCTTCGGCCATGCCATCGAGGCGCACCAGGGCTACGGCGTCTGGCTGCACGGCGAGGCCGTGGCCAGCGGCATGGCCATGGCCGCCGCGCTGTCGCAGCGGCTCGGCTGGCTGAGCGGCGACGATGTGGCGCGCAGCGAGGCACTGCTGCGTGCCGCCGGCCTGCCCACCGCCGCGCCGGCGGCGATGAGCGCCGACGACTTCATTGCGCGCATGCGCCTCGACAAGAAGAACCTCGATGCAAGGATTCGCCTGGTATTGCTGAGCGCGCTTGGCCAGGCGTGCATCCATGATCGCCTCCCGCCGGATGAGCTGCGGGCGTTCATCGAGAGCTATCCGCGCGCCTGA